One genomic window of Vibrio ziniensis includes the following:
- a CDS encoding alpha-L-glutamate ligase-like protein yields the protein MFLNLSEYTSPFKLKRKGIMGMNKRNHAYIGRYNDRSKYPLVDDKLKTKLIAQQAGATVPKLIGVVSNQGDVKHIHEMVKDWQGFVIKPARGSGGKGILVITSHKDGVYTKPSGSTINKEDVERHVSNALAGLFSLGGKNDVAVVENLIKFDDCFDGFSFEGVPDVRIIVFKGYPVMAMMRLSTSASDGKANLHQGAVGVGIDIATGKAVRAVQFNRPVTHHPDTGKELKTLEVPHWQRLLTLAASAWEMTGLGYMGTDMVLDKEEGPMVLELNARPGLAIQIANGAGLLPRLQHIENLGTPMIYPSAEQRVAYAAKHFGVK from the coding sequence ATGTTTTTGAATCTCTCCGAATACACATCGCCCTTTAAACTAAAGCGCAAAGGGATAATGGGAATGAACAAGCGTAACCACGCTTACATTGGTCGTTACAATGACCGTTCAAAATATCCATTAGTGGATGACAAGTTAAAAACTAAGCTTATTGCACAACAAGCTGGAGCGACAGTACCAAAGCTTATTGGTGTCGTCAGTAACCAAGGTGACGTTAAACACATCCATGAAATGGTGAAAGACTGGCAAGGCTTTGTTATCAAACCCGCTCGTGGGAGTGGTGGTAAAGGTATTCTGGTTATCACTTCACACAAAGATGGCGTGTATACCAAGCCTTCCGGTTCAACAATCAACAAAGAGGACGTTGAACGCCACGTCAGTAACGCGCTAGCTGGACTATTCTCTTTAGGTGGTAAAAACGACGTGGCTGTGGTGGAAAACCTGATTAAGTTTGATGACTGCTTTGACGGTTTTAGCTTCGAAGGTGTTCCAGATGTCCGTATCATCGTATTTAAAGGCTATCCTGTTATGGCGATGATGCGTCTTTCCACATCGGCATCCGATGGTAAAGCCAACCTACACCAAGGTGCGGTTGGCGTTGGTATTGATATCGCGACAGGTAAAGCTGTACGAGCCGTTCAATTCAACCGCCCGGTTACCCATCATCCGGACACAGGAAAAGAGCTCAAAACTCTTGAGGTTCCGCATTGGCAACGTTTGTTAACACTTGCAGCCAGTGCCTGGGAAATGACAGGATTGGGCTACATGGGCACAGATATGGTTCTTGATAAAGAAGAAGGACCTATGGTTTTAGAGCTCAACGCTCGACCAGGGCTTGCAATTCAGATAGCAAACGGAGCAGGTCTATTACCACGTTTGCAGCATATCGAGAACCTTGGCACTCCGATGATCTATCCTTCAGCAGAGCAACGTGTTGCCTACGCGGCAAAACACTTCGGTGTTAAATAA
- a CDS encoding NUDIX hydrolase: MKNLPMAVVIRDGKVLLQERFRRNIGMVFEFPGGSVDMGESGEQAAIRELWEETGLRDVQLIGSHSLINEFGGFIHYVVLAAQPGVTPQVIDPVRKQTFYWFAFNEIPRKDFFKADVEFLETMLEQYL; encoded by the coding sequence TTGAAAAACTTACCAATGGCGGTTGTCATTAGGGATGGAAAGGTTCTTTTGCAGGAGAGATTTCGACGTAATATAGGAATGGTATTTGAATTCCCTGGTGGTTCGGTTGATATGGGGGAATCGGGTGAGCAAGCTGCTATTCGTGAACTGTGGGAAGAAACTGGACTAAGGGACGTCCAATTAATTGGAAGCCATTCTCTGATTAATGAATTTGGTGGCTTCATTCATTATGTCGTTTTAGCCGCGCAGCCAGGTGTTACACCGCAAGTGATCGACCCTGTGCGTAAACAAACTTTCTATTGGTTTGCTTTCAATGAGATCCCAAGGAAGGACTTCTTTAAGGCTGATGTTGAATTTTTAGAAACGATGCTTGAACAGTATTTGTGA
- a CDS encoding Ldh family oxidoreductase, with amino-acid sequence MDAQQKISIEELRKLCRDVLAHYGFSQLHINALTETLVTGQINECASHGVYRLLGLIHTLNAGKVSPDAHPIVFDHAPAIVKVDAQKTFSPIAFQAGLPLLTEKAKINGLAAMAINHCVHFSALWFEIEQITQQGLVAIACNPSHAWVAPVGGSKSILGTNPFAFGWPRPDNDPFIFDFATSAIARGDIELHRRTNTPLKEGWAVDVKGNPTTDPNEALTGSMLPFGSHKGSALSIMIELIAASLIGDLNSAESLAWDEKAGGLPYHGEIIIAFNPQSFLGDQMSEYFNRAELMFGDIEASGARLPSQRRYAAKKKNLASGMVSIDQTLLKDIQNLLS; translated from the coding sequence ATGGATGCTCAACAAAAGATTTCAATTGAAGAACTTAGAAAACTCTGCCGTGATGTTTTGGCTCACTATGGTTTCAGCCAGTTACATATCAATGCATTAACAGAAACACTTGTGACCGGGCAAATCAACGAATGTGCCTCTCATGGAGTATATCGGCTCTTAGGCCTTATTCACACGTTAAATGCTGGTAAAGTCAGCCCTGATGCGCATCCGATTGTATTCGACCATGCGCCTGCTATTGTAAAAGTGGATGCGCAGAAGACCTTTTCCCCAATCGCATTTCAGGCTGGCTTACCTCTTCTTACAGAAAAAGCGAAGATAAACGGTTTAGCCGCAATGGCGATTAATCATTGTGTGCATTTTTCTGCACTATGGTTCGAAATTGAACAAATCACTCAGCAGGGGCTAGTTGCAATTGCCTGTAATCCTTCACACGCCTGGGTTGCACCTGTGGGTGGGTCGAAGTCTATATTAGGTACGAATCCATTTGCCTTTGGCTGGCCAAGACCTGATAACGACCCATTCATTTTTGACTTTGCCACTTCTGCGATTGCACGTGGTGATATTGAACTACATCGACGTACCAATACCCCACTAAAGGAAGGCTGGGCAGTCGATGTCAAAGGTAACCCAACCACAGACCCAAATGAAGCTCTTACCGGTTCTATGTTACCTTTCGGTTCCCATAAAGGATCTGCGTTATCGATTATGATTGAACTGATAGCAGCATCGTTAATTGGTGACTTGAACAGTGCTGAGTCTTTGGCTTGGGATGAAAAAGCAGGTGGCTTACCCTATCACGGAGAGATCATCATCGCGTTTAATCCTCAGTCATTTTTAGGAGACCAAATGAGCGAGTATTTTAATCGTGCAGAACTCATGTTCGGAGATATTGAAGCGTCTGGTGCTCGTCTTCCTTCACAGCGCAGATATGCAGCGAAGAAAAAGAACCTCGCCAGTGGGATGGTTAGTATCGATCAGACGCTGTTGAAGGATATTCAAAACCTGCTTAGCTAA